In a single window of the Arachis hypogaea cultivar Tifrunner chromosome 6, arahy.Tifrunner.gnm2.J5K5, whole genome shotgun sequence genome:
- the LOC112754239 gene encoding uncharacterized protein, which produces MEFLGAFSNNIELDCFKMFSTEKEHDFTYTTTTSQLFLDQRSSLLVGEDDELNFGLVQSTISSNLISDENEHYLFHSLDANPNTKMLHYKSQEESSYNSSNLSGGDTNFFNANMDLTTNYYYSSNYHDDHVLANDVSISMELCMEEKNLACFAPSMEDNDDHGLLENYDHYQCHQMENVDVVQLKRKIVEVPELDVSADENNTSNGYKNQKKKIFVAKDEQDCMKNEKSRKRKVVRNGNEGEERNNNVGLDGQSSSSNINICEDDNASEENNGGVTSVSHSNGKTRTIRGTAADPQSLYARKRRERINARLRILQSLVPNGTKVDISTMLEEAVNYVKFLQLQIKLLSSDDLWMYAPLAYNGLDIGLKLNNLKNFSPSP; this is translated from the exons ATGGAATTTCTAGGAGCATTCTCTAATAATATAGAATTGGATTGCTTCAAAATGTTTTCAACTGAAAAAGAGCATGATTTCACTTACACTACTACTACTTCACAATTATTTCTAGATCAACGTTCATCACTTCTTGTAGGAGAAGATGATGAATTGAACTTTGGATTAGTACAATCCACAATTTCCTCCAATCTTATTAGTGATGAAAATGAGCATTATTTGTTTCATTCTTTAGATGCTAATCCCAACACAAAAATGTTGCATTATAAGTCACAAGAAGAGAGTAGTTACAATAGCAGCAATTTGAGTGGTGGTGACACTAATTTCTTCAATGCCAACATGGATCTTACAACAAACTACTACTATTCTAGTAATTACCATGATGATCATGTGCTAGCAAATGATGTTTCTATATCCATGGAGTTATGTATGGAGGAGAAGAATCTTGCATGTTTTGCTCCATCAATGGAAGACAATGATGATCATGGATTATTGGAGAATTATGATCATTATCAATGTCATCAAAtggaaaatgttgatgttgtgcAGCTCAAGAGGAAGATTGTTGAAGTACCAGAATTGGATGTGTCTGCTGATGAAAACAATACAAGTAACGGATATaagaatcaaaagaaaaaaattttcgtcGCGAAAGAt GAGCAAGATTGCATGAAAAATGAAAAGTCTAGGAAGAGAAAAGTTGTTAGAAATGGGAATGAAGGAGAAGAGAGAAATAATAATGTAGGGTTAGATGGACAGAGCTCAAGTAGTAACATTAACATATGTGAGGATGACAATGCTTCTGAAGAAAACAATGGAGGGGTAACTTCGGTATCTCACTCAAATGGGAAAACAAGAACCATTAGAGGAACAGCAGCAGATCCCCAGAGTCTCTATGCAAgg aaaagaagagaaaggatAAATGCGCGATTAAGAATTTTGCAGAGTCTTGTTCCAAATGGAACAAAG GTTGATATAAGTACAATGCTTGAAGAGGCAGTTAATTACGTAAAATTTTTGCAGCTCCAAATCAAG CTTTTAAGCTCTGATGATCTATGGATGTATGCTCCTCTTGCTTATAATGGACTTGACATTGGACTCAAACTCAATAACCTCAAGAATTTTTCACCATCAccatga